In Seonamhaeicola sp. S2-3, the genomic window TGATAATTTCATGATATGATGTTTTGTTTATTGTAATTTTACGATTAATGATTTTAAATTTTTTTAGCAGCAATCTTGTTTGTTAACTAAGTCTTGATTTAAGAAATCTTCCATAATAATTTTCATTTCAGTCCAAATTTCTTCATCAATACAATAACAAACGCTTGTGCCCTCTACATTTCCTTTTATTAAGCCTAAAAGTTTTAATTCTTTTAAATGTTGAGAAATGGTAGGTTGAGCTAAACCAATTTCATCAACAAGGTTGCCACAGTAACAGCTATCTGTTTTAAATAGTTGTTGCAAAATAGCTACTCTTGCTGGGTGCCCAAAGGCTTTTGCAAATAATGCAATTTTATTTTGCTGATCTGTGAATATTTCTGTTTTGGCTAATCCCATCTTTGTTGTATTTGTATATTGCAATATTACGATTAATAAAATTAATCACAAATTATATTTTAAATATTTACAATAATTCTTCTAAAATTAAATTATAATCGTATTGTAAATCTTCATGAAAAGTGGCGATATGTTTTTTAGCTAATTGCAATTGCCTATTATACATATTTTGAAGTTGAGTACTTCTGTTAATACTAGGCTTAAAGTGTTTTAATTTTTCACAAAAGTAGAGTAGTAGTTCTACTTCGGTTTCTTTGTTTTGTGAATAGCGTACAAACTTTTTAATGTTTCTTAAAATTTTTCTAACACTTTTTCTAATGTAATAGTAGCTGTCTGTGTTAATTAAGGTGAATTCTTCATCAATATAAGCTTTAACACTTGCAATATAACCAGTTTCATTTTGTGATTCAAAAAGTAAATAGGTGAGTAGTTCTTTGTTTTCTTTTTTAAACCTTGCTAATCTTAAGCAAATATCTTGAATTTCTTTATGTGAAAGCGTATTTAATTCTTGCTTGATTTCTTTTTGCGATACGGCTTTCATTTTATTTTATAGTGTTTCTTAATTAATTTTTTAACATAAAACAACCGTATTAAACCAATAACTAAAATTATTGGTGAAATAATTAATAGTATAATACCAAAAGATTCCATTTCAGAAAAAAACTCTAATTTTAAAATGGTTAATCCGGTTCCTAAAAACACAATAAAGGTTCTGAAATAAGCTAAAAAAGTTCTTTCGTTAGCTAATTTAGTTCTTTCTATAGCTAACCAGTCTCTAGTTATAAGATGCGATTCTTTATCCATTAAATATATTGATTAGACTATAAAGATAAAGTCTTTAAGAGAACTTGAAAAAGAATACATTAAGAACTTTAGCTAATTTAATTAGTTTTATCTATAGCGAATTTACCCGGGCCCGTTAAGAATAAAACTAAATAGCACATAAGGTAGAGTATAGCCTTTTCTTTTGTACCAATAGGGTCATTGAGGTGTACAACAAAGGCAGCCACTATCATTGTTATTATTACAGGGATAGAGGCTATTTTAGTTTTAAAACCAATTATAACTAGTACAGGAGCAATAACTTCTGCTATTAAAGTTAATATAAGTGAAGGCGTTTCTCCTATACCAATTGGGTCTGCAAATTTTATAGGAGACTCAAAAAGTTTTGATATTTTGGGTATACCGTGAGTTAACATAAGACCTCCAGCTCCTAACCTTAGAATTAACAATGCCAGATTATTAAAATTTTTAGTTATCATATTAAATACTTGAAAATGTATAGGGTTTACTTAATGCTTACCTAAGTTTAGGATAATTTGAGGGATTGAGTTCATGCATAACGTCATAAACAGCTTCAAAAATATCTTCGGCAGAGGGTTTAGAAAAATAGTCACCATCATTACCATAAGCGGGTCTATGAGGTTTTGCAGTAAGTGTTTTAGGTTCAGAATCTAAATATTGAAAAGCTTTTTGATTGCTCAATAATTCATCTAAAATATATGCAGAAGCACCTCCTGGTACGTCTTCATCAATAATCATCACTCTATTTGTTTTAGCAATGCTTTTAACGATGTCATGATTTAAATCGAAAGGTAGCAGTGATTGCACATCAATAACTTCGGCATCAATGCCTACCGATAATAAATCCTTAGCTGTTTTTTCAACTAATCTTAATGTAGAACCATAAGATACTAAAGTGATGTCTGTTCCTTCCTTAACAGTTTCAACAACACCAATTGGTGTTTTTAGTTCGCCTAAGTTATTGGGCATTTTTTCTTTTAATCTGTAACCGTTAAGGCATTCTATAACTATAGCAGGGTCATCTCCTTGTAAAAGCGTATTATAGAAACCAGCGGCTTTGGTCATGTTTCTTGGTACCAATATGTTAACACCTCTAGCTAAACTAAGAAGTCCGCCCATTGGAGATCCAGAATGCCAAATACCTTCAAGTCTGTGTCCTCTGGTTCTAATAATTAAAGGTACTTTTTGTTTTCCTTTTGTGCGGTAGTGTGTAGTTGCAATATCATCGCTAATAGTTTGTATTGCGTAAAGAATATAGTCTAAGTATTGTATTTCTGCAATTGGACGTAATCCGCGTAAAGCCATGCCAATACCTTGCCCTACAATGGTGGCTTCTCTAATACCAGTGTCTGCAACTCTAAGTTCACCATATTTATCTTGTAAACCCTCAAGTCCTTGGTTTACATCTCCAATGTTTCCGGTATCTTCGCCAAATACTAATGTGTTAGGGTTGTTATTAAAAATAACATCAAAATTATCTCTTAGTATTATTCTGCCATCTACAGTTTGTGCATTATCATCATAAGTTGGTTTAACTTCTTTAATTCGTGTATTAGAATGTGCCGTTTCTGAATATAAATGCGAGCTAAATTTAGGTTCGGTATTTTCAATTATTGTATTAATCCAATTTCTTAGATTTTGTTTTTCTTTTGAAGATTCACCTAATAACAGTCTTAAGGCTTTTCTGGCATGCGATAGAATATCTTTTCTGGTGGGTTCATCAACAGTAGTAAGGCTATCTTTTATTTTTTTTATAAAAACACCATTGGTTGACTTTTGAGCTATTTGGGTTAGAAGAGCAATTAATTCATTTTTCTCTTTAACTATAGGATTTAAAAATCTATTCCACGCATTCTTTTTAGCTTCTCTAACCTCTCTTTTTATGGTGCGTTCAATTTCTGTTAAATCTTCATTTGTAGCAATGCCACTTTCAATAATCCAATTACGCATTTTAAGGTTACAATCATGTTGTCTTTCCCATTCTAAACGCTCAGCGTTTTTATAACGTTCGTGAGAGCCAGATGTTGAATGTCCTTGAGGTTGTGTAAGTTCTGTAACATGAATTAAAACAGGAACATGCTCTTCTCTTGCAATAGCACCGGCTTCTTGATAGGTTTCAACCAAGTTTGCATAATCCCAACCTTTTACGCGTAAAATTTCATAACCTTTATTTTCATCATCGCGTTGAAAACCTTTTAATATTTCAGAAATATTTTCTTTAGTAGTTTGGTGTTTAGCGTGAACAGAAATTCCGTATTCATCATCCCAAATGCTAATTACCATAGGAACTTGAAGAACACCAGCGGCATTAATGGTTTCAAAAAATAAGCCTTCGCTTGTACTAGCGTTACCAATGGTTCCCCAGGCAACTTCATTTCCGTTAACCGAAAAGTTGTTGGTTTTTACACCTTCAACATGTCTATATATTTTAGATGCTTGGGCAAGACCAAGTAAACGAGGCATTTGACCTGCGGTACAGGAAATATCGGCACTAGAATTATATTGTTTTGTAAGATCTTTCCAGTTGCCATTTTCGTCTAAACTATGCGTTACAAAATGCCCTCCCATTTGCCTGCCAGCAGACATAGGTTCTTGCTTAATATCTGTATTAGCATATAAGCCTGCAAAAAATTGCTCAATATTAAGAGCGCCTATAGCCATCATAAAGGTTTGATCTCTGTAATAGCCAGATCTCCAGTCGCCTTTTTTAAAGGCTTTTGCCATGGCTAATTGAGGTACTTCTTTACCGTCTCCAAAAATTCCAAATTTAGCTTTTCCTGTAAGTACTTCGCGCCTTCCTAATAAACTACATTCTCTACTTCTTACAGCTATTTTATAATCATTAATAACTTCTGTTTTAAAGTCTTCAAACGATATGTTTTTTAAGTCAGGGATACTTTGCATACTAAGGCGGTTTAGCTTTTACAAAAGTACTTAATGTTTATCTTTTTTGCAATTATAGTATGCTTTATGTTTTTATGAATTATTTAAAAAAAACTCAAAAAAGCTAAAAATACTAATAAATTTATATTAAAATATTGATTTTGATGAGAATCCTTAAAACCAGCGTCTTCTAAAAAGCCCCAGTAGTGCTTGTGGATCTGCTGTAAATTTAAATCTTATCTTTTGATCGTAGTTAGGTTGCCCAATTTCCCAGCCTAAATTTGAATATACTGGAAAATATATTTCGAAGTAATCTGTAACTAGGTTTAATCTAATGCCAGAATCATACAAAAACTTTGTGCTATTATATTTGTTTTTAACCAATCCTACATCTCCATAAGCTAATATGTATTTCCAAAGGGTGGTACTGGTGTTAAGGGTAGACATCCATTGATTAGCAAATGGTGTGTTTAATTTAGATTTAAAGCCTCCTTCTGCAGTTATGTATTGTTGACTAAAAATACCTGAAGATTCAGAGCGTCCCAAATACGCGTAATCAAACAAGTAGTCTGTTGGTCTATCCAGTGCAAAACTAAAATAGTTAGCGTTTAAATCGGTATTATTTTTTAGAAATACTCCTGTAAATAACCTTAAATTAAGTTGTCTGTTGCTTTCAAAAAGTTTTCTGTACTCATAATTAAAAGCTACTTTGCTAAACTTATCGGCTAACTGTAAATCTATGTACCATTTATTAAAGTTTATTAAGTTATCATTAGAGTTAATATAGCGGGCATTAAAAACACCGTAGTTAGGCTCATTTGAAGTTAAGATGTTATTTATATCTTTATCTCTGTTGATGTCTACGTATCTAAAAATAAATGATTGCCTTTTTTTTGATCTAAAATCATTGTCTTCTCTAAACTGAAAAGTTAATGAAGGTGTTATTTGCCTTACAAATAAATCTGGAGCGTATGATGAATAACCAGCACCAATACCATAACTTAAATAATAAAGGTCTGAATTTTCAAAATAATGAATTTTAGATATTGATGCAGAACCTGTTAAAGTTCTAGATTTTAAAGCATATTGAGGCTCAAATTTATAATTAAAAAGCTTACGAAGTACTGTTTTATTATACACTCTTGCTCCTAAAGTAAAGCCATCATAAATATTATTAAACTCTGCAATAGGCATAAAGAATACTTGATTATAATTAGGGTCTTCAATATCTTGAAACAGCCTAAATTGAAGTGGTTTATTGTTAAAAAAGAAGCCTTTTAGAGATTTCCAGTTATCTCTAATATTAATTTCTGGTATAACTTTATTGTAGTTTAAAACAAGTTTATTTGCATCATTTCTGGGAATAGTTAGTGTTTTGCTATTAGATATATTCTCAATCCAGGTCTTAGAAATTATACTATCGTCTTTTAGTGTGTATAAAGACACTGGCATGCTGTTGTCTCGTTTGTTTTTAATTGTTAGGGTTACAGAATCTTCAGTTTTTCTTACTTTTTTAATTTTAAAATCTATTTTTTTTCTGGTAGCTAGATAATCATTAAAAAACCAATCTATATTTTTATTTGTTTTAGATTTTATAAAGGTTTCAAAGTCTTTAGCAGAAGTTTCGTTTAATTTTTGCTGCTTAATGAAAGACGATAAGCTGTTTTCTACCACATCATGATTTACAAAATCATCAAGATACCTAAACCCAATGCCTGCCTTGTATTTGTTTGCTATATGTGCATTGAACTTTAAAAGAGAATCTTTTGCCATAGTTAGCTTTTGGTCTCTATTGGTTCTTGCCATAAGCATAAAAACAAGAATATACTTGTCATTAAACTTCATGTCTGCTGCATGAAATGAACGCACTCCCCAAATATCTGCAAAAGATCCTAAAAACTTCATGTTGGGGTAGTGTACGTCAACATATTTCATTAAATAATATACCAAAATACCATCTAAAAGCCATTGTTCTTTTCTGGGATTAAGCAGTATGGTGTTTTCTAAATAATTATGAATGGCAACTTTTAAAAGCTTGAGTTCATATTGAAAATGGTTGGGATATGGTTTAAGGAATTTTGGTAAAAAATTTAAGCCATAAATGGGATCTTTATCATAATCAATTTGGGAAAGTAATAATTTTTCATGTGGATATTTTCCCAGATTGGTTTCTAGAAAATCCAGCACTTTTTCAGTAATTAAAACCTTATCTATAACTTGTAAATCTTCGTCTGCAATACTAGATACTAGTGATAAGTTTTTATTTTTAATAGTTGTAAAGTCTTTGTTTTTTCTTAAAAACAATTTGGTATTTAATCTGTTCTTTCCTGTTAGTTCAATATATTGATTTAAAGTATCTTGATATTGTTTTTTTGTATTTAATTCAGAGAAAATAAAGTATCCTTTTGGGTATTGAATACTAAGTGAAACATCGGCTTTAGGAATATATAAATCATCTAAATCTTTGTTACTGTAATATTGCCATTCGCCATTATAAACTGCAGGTGTTATATACCAGTATCTTAAATTAATATCTCCAGTTTCGGTAATACCATACTGTGTGAATTTAGAATTTGGTATTTGTACTATATTCTCTAGTTTTAAATTATAAAATTCTCCAGGAAGTAGTGGCTTGTTTAAATTTACTTTAACGACATCTGGTGATTTTTCTAGCTCACAATAAAACAAATTTTCATTGTTTTGTTTGATAGATGTAACTATAGAATACCCTCTGTCTTCATTTTTAGCTAAATGAAAATCATTTATATATTCTTCTGCAATTCGCTTAGCTAAAGAGGTGGTTTTAGTAGCGTAGCTATTGGCCCAATTGTTAAGATAAACTACAGATAGGGTATCTTTTGATGTGTTTTGGTATTGTATAGTTTGAGAAATTGTAATTTTCTTGCTTTCAACATCAAATACAGCTTTTAGGTCAATTTTATTTTGACCCAAGCTATATATGCTAATAAAACAATATAGTATAAAATTTAGAAAGCGAAAATTCAAATTATAGTCAAAACATTAATTAAGGTTACAATTCTTTTTTTTAAGGCAGTGCAATATATAAAATATGATATTATAAAGTATTACAATGCTTTAGATAATTATATAACAGATGAAACTGTTAAAAACCTAACTAAAAATTAGGAGTTAATTGTGATTCTTCATAGAATCCATCAAGAATCTCAGTAACTTCCTCAGGGGTATCAACTAAATGAATTAAGTCCAAGTCTTTTGGACTAATATTACCAAAACCGTTTAAAAGTGTTTGTTTAATCCAATCTATTAGGCCTTTCCAAAAGTCTGTTCCAACAAGAATTATTGGAAATTTTCCAATTTTATGTGTTTGTATTAATGTAAGAGCTTCAAAAAATTCATCTAAAGTACCAAATCCACCAGGCATAACAACAAAACCCTGTGCATACTTTACAAACATAACCTTACGAACAAAAAAGTAGTCGAAATCTAAATTTTTATCATGGTCTATGTACGGGTTGTCATGTTGTTCAAAGGGTAATTCAATATTAAGTCCTACCGAAGTTCCTCCACCAAGGTGAGCCCCTTTGTTACCTGCTTCCATAATTCCAGGACCACCACCTGTTATTACACCATAACCAGCTTGCACAATATTTTGAGCAATCTGTTCGGTAAGTTTATAATATTTATCTTCGGGTTTAGTTCTTGCTGATCCAAAAATTGATACACAAGGTCCTATTTTACTCATTTTCTCAAAACCACTAACAAACTCTCCCATAATTTTAAAAATTGCCCAAGAGTCGTTAGTTTTAATTTCATTCCATCCTTTGTGATGCAGTTCTTTTCTCATTTATTTAAATTTTTTATTTAAAGTATTTCTTTTCTTAAAAATTTAGCTGTGTGACTTTTTTTATGTTTAATAACCTCTTCAGGTGTACCTTCAACTATTATTTGGCCACCACCTCTGCCACCTTCATAACCAATATCAATAATATGATCAACGGTTTTAATAACATCTAAATTGTGTTCTATAATTAATACTGTGTTGCCTTTATCGGCTAGTTTATTGAGTACTTGCATAAGCACCCTAATATCTTCAAAATGCAGTCCTGTAGTGGGTTCATCTAATATATAGAAGGTGTTACCTGTATCTCTTTTGCTTAATTCTGTAGCTAGTTTAATGCGTTGTGCTTCGCCACCAGAAAGAGTGGTACTTTGTTGACCTAAAGTAATGTAACCCAAACCTACATCTTGTATGGTTTTAAGTTTTTTGTAAATTTTAGGAATATGTTCAAAGAAATCTACAGCTTCATTAATTGTCATGTTTAAAACATCACTAATAGATTTGCCTTTATACCGAATTTCTAGTGTTTCTCTATTAAAACGTTTACCTTGACAGGTTTCGCATTCTACATAAACATCGGGTAGAAAGTTCATCTCTATAACGCGTAAACCACCGCCTTGACAAGTTTCACAACGTCCGCCTTTAACATTAAAGCTAAAACGTCCGGGTTTGTAGCCACGAATCATGGCTTCTGGAATTTTGGCAAATAAAGCTCTTATTTCACTAAAAGTACCTGTGTATGTTACCGGGTTGCTTCTTGGAGTTCTTCCTATTGGAGACTGGTTTATATCGATTACTTTATCAATATGCTCTAAACCTTTAATACTTTTATAAGGCATGGGTTTTTTTACCCCATTAAAATAATGAGCATTTAAAATAGGGTAGAGGGTTTCATTAATTAAGGTAGATTTTCCGCTACCCGAAACACCAGTAACCCCAATCATTTTACCTAAAGGAAATTTAACCGATACATTTTTAAGGTTGTTACCAGTGCAACCACTAAGTTCTAAAAATTTTCCGTTGCCTTTTCTTCTTTTTTTAGGAATTTCAATTTCTTTATTCCCATTAAGGTAATCTGCAGTTAGTGTATTATGTGTTTTTAATTCTTTTACATTGCCGGTGCTTATTATTTCTCCTCCGTATTTTCCGGCTTTGGGACCAATGTCAATCACATAATCGGCACGTTCTATCATGTCTTTGTCATGCTCTACAACAATAACAGAATTACCAATATCACGAAGCGCAACTAAAGAATTTATAAGTTTTTCATTATCACGTTGATGCAAACCTATGCTTGGTTCATCTAAAATATAAAGTACTCCCACTAGTTGAGAACCAATTTGTGTGGCTAACCTAATACGTTGTGCTTCACCTCCTGATAAGGATTTAGAACTTCGGTTTAAAGACAGATATCCTAAGCCTACATCTAATAAAAACTGAAGTCTTGATTTAATTTCTTTTAAAATTTCTTCAGCTATTTTAAACTGTTTATCAGATAAATGTTCGTTTAAATTATTAAACCAATCTGCTAATTCAGTAATATCTGTATTAGCAAGTTCTGCAATGTTTTTGTTGTTTATTTTGAAGTAAAGCGATTCTTTTTTAAGTCTGCTGCCGTTACATTCAGGACATTTAATTTTGTCCATATAACTTTTGGCCCATCGTTTTAATGCAGTAGATTCGGCTGTTTTGTATTGGTTTTCAATAAAGTTAGCAACACCTTCAAAATCAATATTATAATTTCTAGTTACCCCAAGAGTTTTACTTTCAATAGAAAATTTTTCATTGCCGCCAAAAAGAATCATGTCTTTAGCTTCTTTAGGAATGCTTTTGTAGGGGTCTGTTAATTTAAAATTGAAACGTTGTGCAATGGTTTCAAACTGCTTAAAAATCCAACTATTTTTTTTGGGGCCATGTGGAGCTAAAGCTCCGTTTGCAATAGAAAGGGAATCATCTGGAATAATTTTATTAACGTTTACTTTGTAAAGTTCTCCAATACCGTTACAGTTTGTACAGGCACCTTTGGGTGAATTAAATGAGAAATTATTGGGTTCTGGGTTTGGGTATGAAATGCCAGAGGAAGGACACATTAAATTTCTGCTAAAATAACGTGCATTACCAGTGTCTTGGTCTATTACTAATAAAACATCTTCACCATGATACATGGCAGTATTAATAGTTTCTGTGAGTCTTTTATCGTTATCAGCAGAGTTATTTATAACTAGCCTATCAATAACAATTTCAATATCGTGGGTTTTGTAACGGTCTAGTTTCATACCTTTTACAATATCCCGA contains:
- a CDS encoding helix-turn-helix transcriptional regulator; this translates as MGLAKTEIFTDQQNKIALFAKAFGHPARVAILQQLFKTDSCYCGNLVDEIGLAQPTISQHLKELKLLGLIKGNVEGTSVCYCIDEEIWTEMKIIMEDFLNQDLVNKQDCC
- a CDS encoding DUF202 domain-containing protein, with protein sequence MDKESHLITRDWLAIERTKLANERTFLAYFRTFIVFLGTGLTILKLEFFSEMESFGIILLIISPIILVIGLIRLFYVKKLIKKHYKIK
- a CDS encoding DoxX family protein, with the protein product MITKNFNNLALLILRLGAGGLMLTHGIPKISKLFESPIKFADPIGIGETPSLILTLIAEVIAPVLVIIGFKTKIASIPVIITMIVAAFVVHLNDPIGTKEKAILYLMCYLVLFLTGPGKFAIDKTN
- a CDS encoding thiamine pyrophosphate-dependent enzyme — encoded protein: MQSIPDLKNISFEDFKTEVINDYKIAVRSRECSLLGRREVLTGKAKFGIFGDGKEVPQLAMAKAFKKGDWRSGYYRDQTFMMAIGALNIEQFFAGLYANTDIKQEPMSAGRQMGGHFVTHSLDENGNWKDLTKQYNSSADISCTAGQMPRLLGLAQASKIYRHVEGVKTNNFSVNGNEVAWGTIGNASTSEGLFFETINAAGVLQVPMVISIWDDEYGISVHAKHQTTKENISEILKGFQRDDENKGYEILRVKGWDYANLVETYQEAGAIAREEHVPVLIHVTELTQPQGHSTSGSHERYKNAERLEWERQHDCNLKMRNWIIESGIATNEDLTEIERTIKREVREAKKNAWNRFLNPIVKEKNELIALLTQIAQKSTNGVFIKKIKDSLTTVDEPTRKDILSHARKALRLLLGESSKEKQNLRNWINTIIENTEPKFSSHLYSETAHSNTRIKEVKPTYDDNAQTVDGRIILRDNFDVIFNNNPNTLVFGEDTGNIGDVNQGLEGLQDKYGELRVADTGIREATIVGQGIGMALRGLRPIAEIQYLDYILYAIQTISDDIATTHYRTKGKQKVPLIIRTRGHRLEGIWHSGSPMGGLLSLARGVNILVPRNMTKAAGFYNTLLQGDDPAIVIECLNGYRLKEKMPNNLGELKTPIGVVETVKEGTDITLVSYGSTLRLVEKTAKDLLSVGIDAEVIDVQSLLPFDLNHDIVKSIAKTNRVMIIDEDVPGGASAYILDELLSNQKAFQYLDSEPKTLTAKPHRPAYGNDGDYFSKPSAEDIFEAVYDVMHELNPSNYPKLR
- a CDS encoding metalloprotease, translated to MGQNKIDLKAVFDVESKKITISQTIQYQNTSKDTLSVVYLNNWANSYATKTTSLAKRIAEEYINDFHLAKNEDRGYSIVTSIKQNNENLFYCELEKSPDVVKVNLNKPLLPGEFYNLKLENIVQIPNSKFTQYGITETGDINLRYWYITPAVYNGEWQYYSNKDLDDLYIPKADVSLSIQYPKGYFIFSELNTKKQYQDTLNQYIELTGKNRLNTKLFLRKNKDFTTIKNKNLSLVSSIADEDLQVIDKVLITEKVLDFLETNLGKYPHEKLLLSQIDYDKDPIYGLNFLPKFLKPYPNHFQYELKLLKVAIHNYLENTILLNPRKEQWLLDGILVYYLMKYVDVHYPNMKFLGSFADIWGVRSFHAADMKFNDKYILVFMLMARTNRDQKLTMAKDSLLKFNAHIANKYKAGIGFRYLDDFVNHDVVENSLSSFIKQQKLNETSAKDFETFIKSKTNKNIDWFFNDYLATRKKIDFKIKKVRKTEDSVTLTIKNKRDNSMPVSLYTLKDDSIISKTWIENISNSKTLTIPRNDANKLVLNYNKVIPEINIRDNWKSLKGFFFNNKPLQFRLFQDIEDPNYNQVFFMPIAEFNNIYDGFTLGARVYNKTVLRKLFNYKFEPQYALKSRTLTGSASISKIHYFENSDLYYLSYGIGAGYSSYAPDLFVRQITPSLTFQFREDNDFRSKKRQSFIFRYVDINRDKDINNILTSNEPNYGVFNARYINSNDNLINFNKWYIDLQLADKFSKVAFNYEYRKLFESNRQLNLRLFTGVFLKNNTDLNANYFSFALDRPTDYLFDYAYLGRSESSGIFSQQYITAEGGFKSKLNTPFANQWMSTLNTSTTLWKYILAYGDVGLVKNKYNSTKFLYDSGIRLNLVTDYFEIYFPVYSNLGWEIGQPNYDQKIRFKFTADPQALLGLFRRRWF
- a CDS encoding TIGR00730 family Rossman fold protein; this encodes MRKELHHKGWNEIKTNDSWAIFKIMGEFVSGFEKMSKIGPCVSIFGSARTKPEDKYYKLTEQIAQNIVQAGYGVITGGGPGIMEAGNKGAHLGGGTSVGLNIELPFEQHDNPYIDHDKNLDFDYFFVRKVMFVKYAQGFVVMPGGFGTLDEFFEALTLIQTHKIGKFPIILVGTDFWKGLIDWIKQTLLNGFGNISPKDLDLIHLVDTPEEVTEILDGFYEESQLTPNF
- the uvrA gene encoding excinuclease ABC subunit UvrA, encoding MSQFDEFIEVKGARVHNLKNIDVSIPREKLVVITGLSGSGKSSLAFDTIYAEGQRRYIETFSAYARQFLGGLERPDVDKIDGLSPVIAIEQKTTSKSPRSTVGTITEIYDFLRLLFARASDAYSYNTGDKMISYSDEQIKELIIKDFNGKRINILAPVVRSRKGHYRELFEQIAKQGFVKVRTDGEIRDIVKGMKLDRYKTHDIEIVIDRLVINNSADNDKRLTETINTAMYHGEDVLLVIDQDTGNARYFSRNLMCPSSGISYPNPEPNNFSFNSPKGACTNCNGIGELYKVNVNKIIPDDSLSIANGALAPHGPKKNSWIFKQFETIAQRFNFKLTDPYKSIPKEAKDMILFGGNEKFSIESKTLGVTRNYNIDFEGVANFIENQYKTAESTALKRWAKSYMDKIKCPECNGSRLKKESLYFKINNKNIAELANTDITELADWFNNLNEHLSDKQFKIAEEILKEIKSRLQFLLDVGLGYLSLNRSSKSLSGGEAQRIRLATQIGSQLVGVLYILDEPSIGLHQRDNEKLINSLVALRDIGNSVIVVEHDKDMIERADYVIDIGPKAGKYGGEIISTGNVKELKTHNTLTADYLNGNKEIEIPKKRRKGNGKFLELSGCTGNNLKNVSVKFPLGKMIGVTGVSGSGKSTLINETLYPILNAHYFNGVKKPMPYKSIKGLEHIDKVIDINQSPIGRTPRSNPVTYTGTFSEIRALFAKIPEAMIRGYKPGRFSFNVKGGRCETCQGGGLRVIEMNFLPDVYVECETCQGKRFNRETLEIRYKGKSISDVLNMTINEAVDFFEHIPKIYKKLKTIQDVGLGYITLGQQSTTLSGGEAQRIKLATELSKRDTGNTFYILDEPTTGLHFEDIRVLMQVLNKLADKGNTVLIIEHNLDVIKTVDHIIDIGYEGGRGGGQIIVEGTPEEVIKHKKSHTAKFLRKEIL